The proteins below are encoded in one region of Apium graveolens cultivar Ventura chromosome 4, ASM990537v1, whole genome shotgun sequence:
- the LOC141717219 gene encoding uncharacterized protein LOC141717219 — protein sequence MSSQVVTCNATFLEKNISILVSFVYAHNDVIDRVPLWDYCLSLSTTTLPWCLLGDFNCVVSLAEISGGREHWTPDMQAFKDCLANCGLDNIRTVGDIFTWTNKRANSPVFKRLDRMVANGVWFNLFTEGNAFVKPRGLMDHNVILFEEPMQLQKVNKPFQFFNYMIDITGFHVAVDKAWSLPCSSSCYAQFASRLRETKLLLRQLNMSHGDVSSNILVARANLEELQACMLNNGDPSLLALEKDLINKLNLALAEEESLFLQKSRVKWMGLGDGNNAFFHQQCKANWNHNKVLALEDDSGTLVHGQLPCANLSVTYFKNLLGSEIVSSHIDLESVDCKVLTDTQTSFLSDTVTDALILDTLKKMKKNKAPGPDGVNVEFFLAAWSTTGPDLCAFIKHFFETVFLPSGTNSTLISIIPKVDSPARMSDFRPITLCTVMYKCISKIIAARLKLIMPSIIDIAQSAFIPGRSISDNILLAQELFRSYDRDTGSSKCALKNDLHKSFDSLNWDFIMAVLVRLHFPDIVIKWIKACLCTTRFSVKLNGVIHGYFQGTKGIRQGGPMFPYIFAMCMQILSSILNKVPQGFRLNSWTTLFLSLARRALLIKSVVCALEAFWCNHFMLPGAVHATIQSLLTRFLWRGNINHKSGAKVDSGSVSSLSLVKLITFTNVQIALLKVPNIDGCECVEFLTNVWLSAGEELITLGVSTCLLGHAFFGCTEIEKIKRDDKIKTETYKPEHSIQKYRVLGDVYNEEVFEKDRCEKYMREFNPFVPIIECQLNTIVGNSGSPVFNARGEVVGMVHGHSGPDSISIHVSELVDFLDDYIKRLVVDPPSKYATKVCFRIVYLIRE from the exons ATGTCTAGCCAAGTTGTCACTTGTAATGCTACTTTTTTAGAAAAGAATATCTCTATTTTGGTTTCGTTTGTGTATGCTCACAATGATGTAATTGATCGTGTTCCTCTTTGGGATTATTGCTTATCTTTGAGCACTACTACTTTACCTTGGTGTCTCCTAGGTGATTTTAATTGTGTTGTTAGTCTTGCTGAAATATCTGGTGGCAGGGAGCATTGGACTCCGGATATGCAAGCATTCAAAGACTGTCTTGCAAACTGTGGTCTTGACAATATTCGTACGGTGGGGGACATTTTCACTTGGACGAACAAGCGTGCCAACAGTCCAGTGTTCAAACGTTTGGATAGAATGGTTGCTAATGGTGTGTGGTTCAATTTATTTACTGAGGGTAATGCCTTTGTAAAACCTCGGGGGCTCATGGATCACAATGTTATCTTATTTGAGGAACCAATGCAGCTACAAAAGGTTAACAAACCTTTCCAGTTCTTCAACTATATGATCGACATTACAGGCTTTCATGTTGCTGTTGACAAGGCTTGGTCTTTGCCTTGTTCAAGTTCTTGCTATGCTCAGTTCGCTTCTAGGTTAAGAGAAACCAAGTTGTTGCTTCGACAACTTAACATGAGCCatggtgatgtttcttctaatATTTTGGTTGCTAGAGCTAATCTTGAGGAACTTCAGGCGTGCATGCTCAATAATGGGGACCCCTCTCTTCTTGCCTTAGAGAAAGACTTGATTAATAAACTTAATTTGGCTCTTGCCGAGGAGGAGTCTCTCTTTCTTCAAAAATCAAGAGTGAAGTGGATGGGGCTTGGGGATGGGAACAATGCATTTTTCCACCAACAATGTAAAGCAAATTGGAATCATAACAAGGTTTTAGCTCTTGAAGACGATTCTGGAACCTTGGTTCATGGCCAGTTGCCTTGTGCAAACTTATCGGTCACTTACTTTAAAAATCTGCTGGGGTCAGAGATTGTTTCCTCTCACATTGATTTAGAGTCTGTTGATTGCAAGGTTCTAACTGACACTCAAACTTCTTTTCTTAGTGATACGGTTACTGATGCTTTAATTCTGGACactttgaagaaaatgaagaaaaatAAGGCTCCTGGCCCTGATGGAGTCAATGTAGAGTTTTTCTTAGCCGCTTGGAGCACCACAGGACCTGATTTATGTGCTTTCATTAAACACTTCTTTGAGACTGTGTTTCTTCCATCAGGTACAAACTCCACCCTCATCTCTATCATTCCTAAGGTCGACTCTCCCGCTAGAATGAGTGACTTTAGACCTATTACCCTTTGTACTGTCATGTACAAATGTATATCTAAAATTATAGCAGCTAGACTTAAACTGATAATGCCATCCATAATTGATATTGCTCAATCTGCATTTATTCCGGGGAGGTCTATTTCTGATAATATTTTGCTTGCCCAAGAATTATTTCGTAGTTATGATAGGGACACTGGCTCCTCTAAATGTGCCCTCAAGAATGATCTTCACAAATCATTTGATTCTTTAAATTGGGATTTTATTATGGCAGTTTTGGTTAGACTCCATTTTCCGGATATTGTTATCAAATGGATCAAAGCTTGCTTATGCACTACTAGGTTCTCGGTTAAACTCAATGGTGTGATTCACGGGTATTTTCAAGGGACTAAGGGCATTCGTCAAGGGGGCCCTATGTTCCCCTATATTTTTGCTATGTGCATGCAAATTCTGTCTAGCATCCTCAACAAGGTCCCTCAAGGTTTCAG GCTCAATTCTTGGACCACCTTGTTTTTGTCCTTGGCTCGTAGAGCCTTGCTTATCAAGTCGGTTGTTTGTGCTCTAGAAGCTTTTTGGTGCAACCATTTCATGCTACCAGGGGCCGTTCATGCTACTATCCAGTCTCTTCTTACCAGATTTTTGTGGCGTGGTAATATTAATCACAAGAGTGGAGCCAAG GTAGACTCCGGTTCAGTGTCTAGTTTGTCTTTGGTCAAGCTGATCACATTTACTAATGTGCAAATAGCATTGTTGAAGGTGCCTAACATTGATGGTTGTGAGTGTGTAGAGTTCCTAACCAACGTATGGCTTAGTGCCGGTGAGGAATTGATAACGTTAGGAGTGAGTACGTGTTTATTGGGTCACGCGTTCTTTGGGTGCACAGAAATCGAGAAGATTAAAAGGGATGATAAGATAAAAACTGAAACTTATAAACCTGAACACTCAATTCAAAAATATCGAGTACTAGGTGATGTATATAATGAAGAAGTTTTCGAAAAAGATCGTTGTGAAAAGTATATGAGAGAATTCAACCCATTTGTTCCGATCATTGAATGCCAACTTAATACTATTGTTGGTAATTCTGGAAGTCCGGTCTTCAATGCCAGGGGAGAAGTTGTGGGGATGGTTCATGGGCACTCTGGGCCTGATTCTATATCTATCCATGTGTCAGAATTGGTAGACTTCTTGGATGACTATATAAAAAGGCTGGTGGTTGATCCACCTTCTAAATATGCAACAAAGGTTTGTTTTCGTATCGTATATTTAATTAGAGAATAA